A single genomic interval of Chrysemys picta bellii isolate R12L10 chromosome 8, ASM1138683v2, whole genome shotgun sequence harbors:
- the HNRNPAB gene encoding heterogeneous nuclear ribonucleoprotein A/B isoform X1 has product MSEVEQQVADPADATQNGHEAAEGAGEQQAESGGAAAPVAASQNGAEGDQINASKNEEDAGKMFVGGLSWDTSKKDLKDYFTKFGEVADCTIKMDPNTGRSRGFGFILFKEAGSVDKVLEQKEHRLDGRLIDPKKAMAMKKDPVKKIFVGGLNPEATEEKIREYFGEFGEIEAIELPMDPKTNKRRGFVFITFKEEDPVKKILEKKFHNVSGSKCEIKVAQPKEVYQQQQFSSGGGRGSYGGRGRGGRGAQSQIWNPGYGNYWTQGYGNQGYGYQQGYGGYGGYDYSGCGYYEYGPGYDYSQGSANYGKSPRRGGHQNNYKPY; this is encoded by the exons ATGTCCGAAGTGGAGCAGCAGGTGGCGGATCCCGCCGACGCCACCCAGAACGGGCACGAAGCGGCCGAAGGCGCCGGGGAGCAGCAGGCCGAGAGCGGCGGAGCGGCGGCGCCGGTGGCCGCCAGCCAGAACGGAGCCGAAGGCGACCAGATCAATGCCAGCAAGAACGAGGAGGATGCGGG GAAAATGTTTGTTGGTGGCCTCAGCTGGGATACAAGCAAAAAAGACTTGAAAGACTACTTCACTAAATTTGGTGAAGTGGCTGACTGTACAATAAAGATGGACCCGAACACAGGAAGATCAAGAGGTTTTGGATTTATTTTGTTCAAAGAAGCTGGAAGTGTTGACAAG GTATTGGAACAGAAAGAACACAGGTTAGATGGGCGACTTATTGACCCCAAGAAGGCCATGGCAATGAAAAAAGATCCAGTGAAGAAAATTTTTGTTGGTGGACTTAACCCTGAAGCCACAGAAGAGAAAATCCGGGAATACTTTGGAGAGTTTGGAGAG ATTGAAGCAATTGAACTTCCAATGGATCCAAAGACCAACAAAAGGAGAGGCTTTGTGTTCATCACTTTCAAGGAAGAAGATCCAGTCAAGAAGAtcttggaaaaaaaattccataaTGTTAGCGGAAGCAAG TGTGAGATCAAGGTAGCGCAGCCAAAGGAAGTATACCAGCAGCAACAATTCAGTAGTGGTGGAGGAAGAGGCAGCTatggaggaagaggcagaggtggAAGAGGTG CTCAAAGTCAAATTTGGAATCCAGGTTATGGCAATTACTGGACCCAGGGTTATGGGAATCAAGGATACGGCTATCAGCAAGGTTATGGTGGCTATGGAGGCTATGATTATTCAGGATGTGGGTATTATGAATATGGACCAGGCTATGATTACA GTCAAGGCAGTGCAAATTATGGGAAAAGTCCAAGACGTGGTGGTCATCAGAATAATTACAAGCCATATTGA
- the HNRNPAB gene encoding heterogeneous nuclear ribonucleoprotein A/B isoform X2: MSEVEQQVADPADATQNGHEAAEGAGEQQAESGGAAAPVAASQNGAEGDQINASKNEEDAGKMFVGGLSWDTSKKDLKDYFTKFGEVADCTIKMDPNTGRSRGFGFILFKEAGSVDKVLEQKEHRLDGRLIDPKKAMAMKKDPVKKIFVGGLNPEATEEKIREYFGEFGEIEAIELPMDPKTNKRRGFVFITFKEEDPVKKILEKKFHNVSGSKCEIKVAQPKEVYQQQQFSSGGGRGSYGGRGRGGRGGQGSANYGKSPRRGGHQNNYKPY; the protein is encoded by the exons ATGTCCGAAGTGGAGCAGCAGGTGGCGGATCCCGCCGACGCCACCCAGAACGGGCACGAAGCGGCCGAAGGCGCCGGGGAGCAGCAGGCCGAGAGCGGCGGAGCGGCGGCGCCGGTGGCCGCCAGCCAGAACGGAGCCGAAGGCGACCAGATCAATGCCAGCAAGAACGAGGAGGATGCGGG GAAAATGTTTGTTGGTGGCCTCAGCTGGGATACAAGCAAAAAAGACTTGAAAGACTACTTCACTAAATTTGGTGAAGTGGCTGACTGTACAATAAAGATGGACCCGAACACAGGAAGATCAAGAGGTTTTGGATTTATTTTGTTCAAAGAAGCTGGAAGTGTTGACAAG GTATTGGAACAGAAAGAACACAGGTTAGATGGGCGACTTATTGACCCCAAGAAGGCCATGGCAATGAAAAAAGATCCAGTGAAGAAAATTTTTGTTGGTGGACTTAACCCTGAAGCCACAGAAGAGAAAATCCGGGAATACTTTGGAGAGTTTGGAGAG ATTGAAGCAATTGAACTTCCAATGGATCCAAAGACCAACAAAAGGAGAGGCTTTGTGTTCATCACTTTCAAGGAAGAAGATCCAGTCAAGAAGAtcttggaaaaaaaattccataaTGTTAGCGGAAGCAAG TGTGAGATCAAGGTAGCGCAGCCAAAGGAAGTATACCAGCAGCAACAATTCAGTAGTGGTGGAGGAAGAGGCAGCTatggaggaagaggcagaggtggAAGAGGTG GTCAAGGCAGTGCAAATTATGGGAAAAGTCCAAGACGTGGTGGTCATCAGAATAATTACAAGCCATATTGA